One genomic window of Solanum dulcamara chromosome 12, daSolDulc1.2, whole genome shotgun sequence includes the following:
- the LOC129875515 gene encoding protein DETOXIFICATION 24-like → MDNSVQERLLDSQVEKVDENLKERIYDESKKIWRVALPGVLSRVASFGSIVVTQSFIGHISELDLAAYALVQTLTVRFVNGILIGMSSATETLCGQAYGAGQYHMMGIYLQRSWIVDFITLTVLLPFFIFAAPIFKLLGQNGSVADAAGYVSYWFIPFIYNFVFSLTIQMYLQAQQKNMIIAWLAIIQFVIHIPLSWLLVIKLNYGVPGAMIALSISSWFVVVGEFVYILGGWCPNTWKGFSLAALKDVLPVVKLSISSGVMVCLELWYNAVLVLLAGYMKNAEVAISAFSICLNINGWEFMISLGFLGAACVRIANELGKGDAKAAKFSIKVLVSTSVIIGLFFWVLCLIFGRNLGYLFSDEKAVADSVADLSTLLAFSILLNSIYPVLSGVAVGAGLQSTVAIINLCCFYLIGVPIGALLGYVAHLQVKGIWIGMICGIVTQSAALCYMTWKTDWDAEVSKAKQRLNRWYLKSSDETNQNDQA, encoded by the exons ATGGATAACAGTGTGCAAGAGAGGCTACTTGATTCTCAAGTAGAAAAGGTTGATGAAAACTTAAAAGAGAGGATCTACGATGAGTCAAAGAAGATATGGAGAGTTGCATTAcccggagtactatcaagagtAGCTTCATTTGGAAGTATAGTGGTCACACAATCATTCATTGGACACATTAGTGAATTAGATCTTGCTGCTTATGCTCTTGTACAAACTCTCACTGTTCGATTCGTCAATGGTATACTG ATTGGAATGTCAAGCGCGACTGAAACGCTTTGTGGGCAAGCATATGGAGCAGGACAGTATCATATGATGGGAATCTACTTGCAAAGATCATGGATTGTTGATTTCATTACATTGACCGTATTGCTTCCGTTTTTCATCTTTGCTGCTCCAATCTTTAAGCTACTCGGCCAGAATGGATCAGTCGCGGATGCTGCCGGATATGTTTCCTACTGGTTCATTCCCTTCATCTACAACTTTGTATTTAGCTTGACGATCCAGATGTACCTTCAAGCACAACAGAAGAATATGATTATTGCATGGCTAGCTATAATACAATTTGTGATCCACATTCCGTTGTCATGGCTACTGGTTATCAAGCTAAACTATGGAGTTCCTGGTGCTATGATAGCATTGAGCATATCCTCGTGGTTTGTAGTGGTTGGAGAGTTTGTGTACATCTTAGGAGGTTGGTGCCCTAACACATGGAAAGGATTCTCATTAGCAGCTCTGAAAGATGTACTACCTGTCGTGAAGCTCTCAATATCCTCAGGTGTCATGGTTTG CTTAGAGCTATGGTATAATGCTGTTCTAGTCCTGCTGGCGGGATATATGAAGAATGCAGAGGTTGCTATATCAGCCTTCTCTATTTG CCTCAATATCAATGGATGGGAGTTTATGATAAGCCTTGGTTTCCTTGGAGCTGCTTG TGTCCGGATTGCAAATGAGCTCGGCAAAGGAGATGCTAAGGCTGCAAAATTCTCCATAAAAGTCTTAGTGAGCACTTCAGTTATAATCGGGCTGTTTTTCTGGGTTCTGTGCTTGATCTTTGGCAGAAATCTCGGATACTTATTCAGTGACGAGAAGGCGGTCGCTGACAGTGTGGCAGACCTTTCTACTTTACTCGCTTTCTCCATTTTGCTCAATAGCATTTATCCTGTACTCTCAG GTGTGGCAGTAGGAGCAGGTTTACAAAGCACAGTTGCAATTATAAATTTGTGTTGCTTCTATTTGATTGGAGTACCAATTGGAGCTTTGCTTGGATATGTGGCTCATCTTCAAGTGAAG GGTATATGGATTGGAATGATATGTGGAATAGTTACTCAATCAGCTGCATTATGCTACATGACATGGAAAACAGATTGGGATGCAGAG GTATCAAAAGCCAAACAACGACTTAATCGATGGTACTTGAAATCTTCTGATGAGACTAATCAAAATGATCAAGCTTAA
- the LOC129875516 gene encoding uncharacterized protein LOC129875516, whose amino-acid sequence MTSTLRRRLHHGDVGGKKNEHFDSLGSDDGLNEPLLGYQKYDDSDQVCTLEDVLDEGRRRERLHWTLLFSHLISQWAQWLANIVFVSGSLLGRIFPFASTQAGSTANPLPPLLSPLQEARLKHLKQRLAIPFDGSSSDHQDALRQLWRLSYPDAPLPSLKSELWKEMGWQGSDPSTDFRGGGFISLENLIFFAKTYPESFRNLLHKRNGNRSEWEYPFAVAGINISFMLVQMLDLQSGTPSTLAGIRFLELLSEDDVAFDNIFCMAFEMLDAQWLAKRASYMEFNEVLKATRVQLERELALEDTSSVKDLPAYNLLRR is encoded by the exons atGACATCAACTTTGAGGAGAAGGCTCCATCATGGGGATGTTGGTGGCAAAAAGAATGAACATTTTGATTCTTTGGGCTCTGATGATGGTTTGAATGAGCCTTTACTTGGGTATCAGAAATACGATGACAGTGATCag GTATGTACGCTTGAAGATGTATTGGATGAAGGGCGAAGGCGGGAACGTCTGCACTGGACGCTGCTATTTTCTCATCTGATTTCTCAATGGGCGCAATGGTTAG CAAATATTGTCTTTGTGTCTGGGTCACTTCTTGGCCGGATTTTTCCTTTTGCCTCAACTCAAGCTGGATCAACAGCAAATCCTTTACCTCCTTTACTTAGCCCTTTACAG GAAGCAAGGCTCAAACATCTCAAGCAAAGGCTGGCGATCCCTTTTGATGGTTCTTCCTCGGATCATCAA GATGCTCTTAGGCAACTATGGAGGTTATCTTATCCTGACGCGCCTCTCCCTTCTCTTAAATCTGAGCTTTGGAAAGAAATGGGTTGGCAAGGATCTGACCCTTCAACAGACTTCAG GGGTGGAGGATTCATATCATTGGAGAACCTTATCTTCTTTGCCAAGACATACCCG GAATCTTTCCGGAACTTATTGCACAAAAGAAATGGGAACAGATCCGAGTGGGAGTATCCATTTGCTGTAGCTGGCATCAATATATCGTTTATGTTGGTCCAAATGTTGGATCTTCAATCAG GGACGCCTAGCACCCTAGCAGGTATCCGCTTTCTAGAATTACTCAGTGAAGACGACGTGGCATTTGACAACATCTTTTGTATGGCCTTTGAAATGCTCGATGCACAGTGGCTAGCAAAGCGTGCATCATATATGGAATTTAAT GAGGTTTTGAAGGCCACGAGAGTGCAGCTAGAGCGTGAGCTCGCTCTTGAAGATACCTCCAGTGTAAAAGATTTACCTGCCTATAATCTGTTGAGGAGATAA
- the LOC129877408 gene encoding uncharacterized protein LOC129877408 isoform X2: MAITSFSLPLTYLQKPSSSCRCSSSSSSSIEKPISAVSSNCLANKTLQEIRNSGVIACLRAQNADLANRAARAALDGGISALEIVVSTPDVFEVLRSLVHDYPTKTFGVGTVLQAKDAKDSIKAGAKFLMSPATVMVYPVSALGGVEYISALKRPFSHIPMVASQGITIDLIGQYIGQGASAVVLSDAIFDKEAMSQQNFDKIYQLASHAALQGKQAVERSEC, from the exons ATGGCCATTACAAGCTTTAGTTTACCTCTTACATATCTTCAAAAGCCATCTTCTTCTTGCAGATGcagcagcagcagtagtagTTCGATTGAGAAGCCAATTTCTGCCGTTTCTTCCAATTGTTTAGCCAACAAAACCCTGCAGGAAATTCGAAATTCTGGAGTCATCGCTTGCCTTCGAGCCCAAaa TGCAGACCTGGCAAATCGAGCTGCACGTGCTGCATTGGATGGTGGAATTTCAGCT CTGGAAATTGTGGTGTCCACTCCAGATGTTTTTGAG GTGTTAAGAAGCCTAGTACATGATTATCCCACAAAAACTTTTGGA GTTGGAACAGTATTACAGGCTAAAGATGCCAAAGATTCTATAAAGGCTGGAGCTAAGTTTCTTATGAGTCCTGCAACCGTTATG GTTTATCCCGTCTCTGCACTAGGTGGTGTTGAATACATTTCAGCTCTGAAAAGGCCTTTTTCTCATATCCCTATGGTTGCATCACAAGGCATAACAATAG ATTTGATTGGGCAATACATTGGTCAGGGAGCATCAGCAGTTGTTCTATCCGATGCCATATTTGACAAAGAGGCTATGAGTCAACAGAATTTCGATAAAATATATCAACTTGCAAGCCATGCAGCTTTGCAGGGTAAACAAGCTGTTGAAAGGTCAGAATGTTAG
- the LOC129877408 gene encoding uncharacterized protein LOC129877408 isoform X3, with protein sequence MAITSFSLPLTYLQKPSSSCRCSSSSSSSIEKPISAVSSNCLANKTLQEIRNSGVIACLRAQNADLANRAARAALDGGISALEIVVSTPDVFEVLRSLVHDYPTKTFGVGTVLQAKDAKDSIKAGAKFLMSPATVMDILVGVSESEALYIPGVMTSTEILSAFSAGAKIVKVYPVSALGGVEYISALKRPFSHIPMVASQGITIGSLC encoded by the exons ATGGCCATTACAAGCTTTAGTTTACCTCTTACATATCTTCAAAAGCCATCTTCTTCTTGCAGATGcagcagcagcagtagtagTTCGATTGAGAAGCCAATTTCTGCCGTTTCTTCCAATTGTTTAGCCAACAAAACCCTGCAGGAAATTCGAAATTCTGGAGTCATCGCTTGCCTTCGAGCCCAAaa TGCAGACCTGGCAAATCGAGCTGCACGTGCTGCATTGGATGGTGGAATTTCAGCT CTGGAAATTGTGGTGTCCACTCCAGATGTTTTTGAG GTGTTAAGAAGCCTAGTACATGATTATCCCACAAAAACTTTTGGA GTTGGAACAGTATTACAGGCTAAAGATGCCAAAGATTCTATAAAGGCTGGAGCTAAGTTTCTTATGAGTCCTGCAACCGTTATG GATATTCTAGTTGGTGTCTCAGAGAGTGAAGCTCTTTATATACCTGGGGTAATGACCTCCACGGAG ATATTATCTGCTTTCAGTGCAGGTGCCAAGATTGTCAAG GTTTATCCCGTCTCTGCACTAGGTGGTGTTGAATACATTTCAGCTCTGAAAAGGCCTTTTTCTCATATCCCTATGGTTGCATCACAAGGCATAACAATAG GGAGCTTATGTTGA
- the LOC129877408 gene encoding uncharacterized protein LOC129877408 isoform X1, which translates to MAITSFSLPLTYLQKPSSSCRCSSSSSSSIEKPISAVSSNCLANKTLQEIRNSGVIACLRAQNADLANRAARAALDGGISALEIVVSTPDVFEVLRSLVHDYPTKTFGVGTVLQAKDAKDSIKAGAKFLMSPATVMDILVGVSESEALYIPGVMTSTEILSAFSAGAKIVKVYPVSALGGVEYISALKRPFSHIPMVASQGITIDLIGQYIGQGASAVVLSDAIFDKEAMSQQNFDKIYQLASHAALQGKQAVERSEC; encoded by the exons ATGGCCATTACAAGCTTTAGTTTACCTCTTACATATCTTCAAAAGCCATCTTCTTCTTGCAGATGcagcagcagcagtagtagTTCGATTGAGAAGCCAATTTCTGCCGTTTCTTCCAATTGTTTAGCCAACAAAACCCTGCAGGAAATTCGAAATTCTGGAGTCATCGCTTGCCTTCGAGCCCAAaa TGCAGACCTGGCAAATCGAGCTGCACGTGCTGCATTGGATGGTGGAATTTCAGCT CTGGAAATTGTGGTGTCCACTCCAGATGTTTTTGAG GTGTTAAGAAGCCTAGTACATGATTATCCCACAAAAACTTTTGGA GTTGGAACAGTATTACAGGCTAAAGATGCCAAAGATTCTATAAAGGCTGGAGCTAAGTTTCTTATGAGTCCTGCAACCGTTATG GATATTCTAGTTGGTGTCTCAGAGAGTGAAGCTCTTTATATACCTGGGGTAATGACCTCCACGGAG ATATTATCTGCTTTCAGTGCAGGTGCCAAGATTGTCAAG GTTTATCCCGTCTCTGCACTAGGTGGTGTTGAATACATTTCAGCTCTGAAAAGGCCTTTTTCTCATATCCCTATGGTTGCATCACAAGGCATAACAATAG ATTTGATTGGGCAATACATTGGTCAGGGAGCATCAGCAGTTGTTCTATCCGATGCCATATTTGACAAAGAGGCTATGAGTCAACAGAATTTCGATAAAATATATCAACTTGCAAGCCATGCAGCTTTGCAGGGTAAACAAGCTGTTGAAAGGTCAGAATGTTAG